The Prosthecobacter fusiformis genomic sequence AACAAGTTTTCCAGTTCATTTGATTTTGTGACAGTTCCAAACTTAACGGGTGCGGTTGCCACCTTGGGCTGGATGAAATACAAAGACATTCCAATCAATGCGGTGGGTGGTATTATAAATCCTATTAATGGAAAGTCTATTCCGATCATTCATCAATACGACCGTTTTCCACAGTTGGAGGACCTGGTAGAGCGTCAAACTTCGAATAAATATTAGAATGGCTTACTTTCACTTTCGGCATACTATTTAAGCATTTCCCAATGTACATCCGAATACGGCTAAAGCCAAAGAAATGGTTCGTTTCCAGATGCAGAGCGTGGTGAGGTCTGAACGAGGGGGCCAATGACCAAGTTAGAGAAGAATTAAGGGGCGCTAGAAGGTCTTAAAACATTAGCCAAGCACGCTATATAGAGATTGGCTCTTCAAAAATCTCGCTGTTCCGTAGCAAACTCAGAGCAGGTTGTGCCCATTCGATCTTTCGAACCGGATCCCTTTCCCAACAACTGTTTCGGCGAACACCAACAAGTCTAAATGGCTTAGATTAATGTTCGAACAACAAGCCAATATGGCGGTCCGTCAGATTGTGTCTCTGACTGGAGTTCGTTTTGTTGCAGCCTTCTGGGTTGTGATGTTTCACATTCAGGGCGAGCTGACGAAATTAATCCCTGGCATTACTCCGCTGAAACCTCTGTTTGATCAGGGACATTTTGCCGTACCTTTTTTCTTTATTCTCAGCGGCTATATTCTCAGTCACACATACTTTGGCCAGTATAAATTCAGAGATCATCCCCGCTTTATCTTAAATCGAGTCGCCCGTATCTGGCCTGTTCATTTTGCAACCTTGATGCTACTCATTGTTTATGTGATAGCTGCCAAGCAAATGGACATCCACATTGACATGGGAAATTATGATTTTTCCATGATTATTGCAGAACTATTCATGCTCCGTGGGTGGACCAGCGATCTGCTTTTGTGGAACTATCCAGCCTGGTCGATCCACGCAGAATTTTTTGCTTATTTATTTATTTTCCCATTATGTCATATTTTGTTCGGCCTGAGATGGAACATTTCTATGTTAATCTCCATTCCCTTCCTGCTTTTAGCAGTTCATGGCTTGGATTGGCATAATGGTTTACAGGGCTGTATTTTCGACATTATGCTTCCTTTTATTGCAGGCTCAGGGATTTACGCTCTCAAGCGCACAAAATCCACCAGTCATGCAAGCTTTGCTACATATATCGCGGTTGGTGGCATCTTTTTCGCCTTGAGTAACAATCATTTTTATTCAAAATCCTTGCTGTTCGTCTGTTTTGGATTGCTGATTTACGGTCTTTCTCACGAACAAGGGAAAATACACAATATGCTTCGTAATAAATATATCTGCTACGGCGGTAAAGTTTCTTACTCTTTGTATATGACGCATGGGCTGGTTCATATCTTGTATTTCTTCATTTATCCCCAATTGCCGCTTACAAACATGTACATTAAATACCTTGCGGCAATATTATTCGTGGCGGCAATTGCCGTGATTGCTATTGGTTTTTATCATCTGGTGGAGGAACCCAGCCACAGGCAATTGAAACCAAGCAGGCGGCATTTAAATGGAAAATCACCATAAACTTGCCCGGTAATGATAAGGTCGATTTTGAAGCTGAGCGCGTGATATCATTGCAAACAAAAACCTTAACCTGCTTCATCGTTGAAGATGCTTTGCGAGATAACAAGGGGCACTGGGGCGAGTACATAGCGACGTTCCGGCATGGACTCATCGAAACGGATGATTACGTGGAGATCCTTTGTGATTGCCATGCGGAAGAGTGGCTTGTGACTCAACTTTCTGCAAAGCCCGTTTTGCCGGATTCCATCTGGCATCGAATGGGTGATGGAGCAGGAAAAGTTATCCGGCTTGCACGCGTTCCACTTCATGCATGGCAAACTTTCCGGGTAATGCGGCGCTGGCTACGCGAAAACTCAAATGCTGACATTATATTTGTTCCCACCGTTCTTGTTCACCATCTTTTGGGTTGGTGGCTGCTGGCCCAAGGAACACTGAAAGAATCCCAGACCACGATTCTGCTTTTTTTCCCCAATACCCCAGTCAAATTGGGACCGACGGGGAAGGGGTTCCTTCCCACAGACCCGACGTCACGGTTGTTCGGGTGGCTTATCAAGAAACTGGCTACCGCTGTGAAAGAGAAGCGGGTCATTCTCGGAGCGGAGACGCGATCGATGCAGCAAGCGCTCGAAGAGGCCACCGGTGTGGCGTTTGTTTATCTGCCCCATCCTGTGCCGAATTTTGCCACCCTTGATTCTTCGGAGCGTCCTCTGACGATGGCCGTTTATGGGCCTGCGCGGCATGAGAAGGGGAGTGATATTCTTCAGGAAGCGATTGAGAAGCATTTGATAACCTTCCCGGAAAGCAAGACACGATTCGTGATTCAGTGGCTGGGCGATTTTCATGATGATGAGGGGCGTTTGGTGCAGAAGAGCCAGACTTTAGAAGCAGATGTTCGAGTGGAGTATGTAACGTCTTACTTCGAGCCAGGTGAGTATGCACGGCGTCTCGGGCAGACGGATCTACTTCTCCTGCCATATCGTTGCTCATCATACGATCTGCGCGTCTCCCGAGTGGTGATAGAAGCCATGGTTCATGGAATCCCTGTGATTGCCACCCGAGGAACGACGCTTGAAGAACAGGCTCAAATACACGGTGCCTGCATTCCTTGCGAAGATGGCTGTGCTGAGAGTCTGCAGAAGGCTATTGCACAAGCTGAGCAAAACATCTGCGCATTGAGATCATTGGCTCAAGAGCGAGCCCCAATGGCAAGGGAGCATTTTTCAGTAAAACATTTCAGGGATTTGTTGTTGCACAAAATTCCAGACGGTACAGGCGTTCACCCTCTCAGTCTTGAAACTCAATGACTAAAAGACTTTTAGCTGGTACTATCCTCGCATACATTTACAACGATTGGATTGGTAAGATGCCATCACGGATCGTTCGTCATGCCTTCCTGAACAAATATCTTGGGAAAATGGGTAGTGAAACGGGTGTGCAAATGGACTGCCGGTTTCTTAATGGGCGCAAAGTGTATATAGGAGATAGAAATGTCATTAACTTTGGATGCTTGCTGGATGGCAGGAAGTATGAGATTCATACGGGCAAAGATGTCTCCATCGGGCCTGAGGCGACTATCCTCACACTTGGACATGAACCCCAATCTTCAACTTTCGAGGATAAAGGCGGGGATGTGATTATTGGAGATCGGGTGTGGATTGCTTATCGCGCAATTATTCTTCCCGGTGTCACCATTGGTGATGGTGCTGTCATTGCAGCTGGTGCCGTTGTGACACGCGATGTCGAAGCCTATACGATTGTTGCGGGATCTCCCGCGAAAAAGGTCGGAAACCGAAATCGCGATCTTGAGTATCAATTATCATACGCTCCATGGCTCCAATGAATGCTTTACAAAAATTAATTATTCAATAAGTTATGAATATCAGGACTCTATTTCATCAAACAGTTCGGATTCCGCTCAAGAAATTTGGAATTCATGTTTGTGCCTCCCATAAATATCCAGTTTGCAGCGGAAGCCTGCTCGATTTAGCAGTTGCGGCGTTCCTGCCAACAATCGATGATTTTGTCGTTTGCCAGGTCGGGGCGAGTGACGGAAAAAGTTCCGATCCTCTTGAGCATCTGATTGACAAATATGAACTGAAAGGAATTTTAATTGAACCTCTACCCGGATCTTTTGAATTGCTGGCTAAAAAATACCATCGGTACGAAAGGATTACGTGCGTTAATTGTGCAATCTCAGACATCGAGGGTTTGGTGACATTTTACTGTCCGAAAAATAATGGTCGGACAGGTATCTCAGAATTTCAAAAATCGGGAATGACCAAAGTCTCACTGGTTAAAGCAGGAATACCTGAAAGCGACATTGAGGAGATTTCCGTCAATTCCAAAACTTTACCGCAAGTCATGCAAGACCAGGGACTCGCCAAGATAGACCTTCTTCAAATTGATACCGAGGGATATGATTACGAGATCGTTAAGCAGGGCCTTAAACTTCCAGCGCCCCCTGCAATAATACACTTTGAGACCATTCATCTTTCCAGATTTGACAAACTCAACAGTCGCCATGTCCTGACCGCAAAAGGTTATTCCTTGATTGAATCGGAAACAGACACTCTTGCCTACCAATTCAATCTTCTCACCTGATGATCAAATCTACTCCAATGAAGCTTGGTTTTGTTATCCCGCTCAAATCGAAGCGAGTGTCCCGAAACTGGAGGGCAGTGTGTGATTGTCTGGAGGCTACCCTTTGTAGCCTGAAGAACCAAAGTTCCGGGCAATGGTACGCTGTCGTGGTGGGTCATGAAAAACCTCCCCTTCAATGGGAGTCTTTGCCAGATAACATAGAATGGTGTAGTTCAGAGCATGAACTGCCTCCAATCCGCGAAGGCGGCAGTTTTACCAATCACACTGATTTCGATTATATTCTTGATATAAGGCGTAAAATATCTACGGGGATGCGTCATCTTCAGACGAAACAGATTTCGTACTGGTCCCTTCTTGATGCTGATGACCTCGTTCATCGTGATTTCGTTTTAACTCTTGATCAACTCCCTCATCAGGCGGGATGGCTGGTAAAATCGGGGTATTTGTGGTATCAAGACCTGCAACGATGGATGCCGACCGAACAATTAATCAACCTATGCGGATCAACAGCCATTATCAGTTCTTCCGTTTTTGAAGTTCCGTACTCCAACCAGGATACCGACCTGCACCAAATCCCATGGGGCAGGATCAGCCATAGTGGCATGGAAGATTTTCTCATTCCTTATTTGAAGGGTGCTGACCCTACTTTTCCGCTTGCAGGCATTGCCTACACACTTTCGCATGGAGACAACTGCAGCGATGAATTCCGTCATTCATACAAAGCCAGGATCAAATTGTGGATCAAAAAAAGATTGTTGACTCGGGCTCTGAATCCAGCTTTTGCCCGCGACTTCAGTATTAACTGTCAGTGTGACTAAATCAATAAAGCAAGGCTTCATGGTGGTTGATTAGCATTCGATCAGAATATCGCTCTTCAACCGTCAGCACCACAAATCTACATGATTAAAAAAATAATCGCATCCGCTCTCGATAGGCTTGGTTTGCAAGTGCGCAGAATTAGGCCCAGCTTGGCATTCGATGTTTCTTCCATTCCTGAGGGCGAACTTTATCGTCCACTTTTCTCACCCTGGCTCGCCAAGGGAGACTTCAGGCCTTATTATGATTTGGCTGCGCCCAAAACTCTCGTTTCTCCAGACCGGTGTTATGTTCTTTATACTCTCGTTCGTCAGGCTCTAAACATCAGCGGAGATGTATGGGAGTGCGGCGTGTACAAAGGGGGGACGGCCGCCATGATTGCCGCTCTTCTTAGTGACACAAAATCCTCCAAACGGCTTTATCTCTTCGATACCTTCGAGGGAATGCCAGAGACCGACCCCGAGAAGGACTTGCATAAAAAAGGTGATTTTTTGGATACTAGCCTTGAGGCAGTGACCCAGTATATCGGACATGACAATCTGTGCGTCGTACGCAAAGGTTTCATACCCGACACATTTATCGGGCTCGAATCGGAAAAAATAGCTCTAGCACATATTGATGTGGATATTTACAAGTCCATTTTGGATTGTCTGAATTTTATCTG encodes the following:
- a CDS encoding acyltransferase family protein, which encodes MFEQQANMAVRQIVSLTGVRFVAAFWVVMFHIQGELTKLIPGITPLKPLFDQGHFAVPFFFILSGYILSHTYFGQYKFRDHPRFILNRVARIWPVHFATLMLLIVYVIAAKQMDIHIDMGNYDFSMIIAELFMLRGWTSDLLLWNYPAWSIHAEFFAYLFIFPLCHILFGLRWNISMLISIPFLLLAVHGLDWHNGLQGCIFDIMLPFIAGSGIYALKRTKSTSHASFATYIAVGGIFFALSNNHFYSKSLLFVCFGLLIYGLSHEQGKIHNMLRNKYICYGGKVSYSLYMTHGLVHILYFFIYPQLPLTNMYIKYLAAILFVAAIAVIAIGFYHLVEEPSHRQLKPSRRHLNGKSP
- a CDS encoding glycosyltransferase, producing the protein MPGNDKVDFEAERVISLQTKTLTCFIVEDALRDNKGHWGEYIATFRHGLIETDDYVEILCDCHAEEWLVTQLSAKPVLPDSIWHRMGDGAGKVIRLARVPLHAWQTFRVMRRWLRENSNADIIFVPTVLVHHLLGWWLLAQGTLKESQTTILLFFPNTPVKLGPTGKGFLPTDPTSRLFGWLIKKLATAVKEKRVILGAETRSMQQALEEATGVAFVYLPHPVPNFATLDSSERPLTMAVYGPARHEKGSDILQEAIEKHLITFPESKTRFVIQWLGDFHDDEGRLVQKSQTLEADVRVEYVTSYFEPGEYARRLGQTDLLLLPYRCSSYDLRVSRVVIEAMVHGIPVIATRGTTLEEQAQIHGACIPCEDGCAESLQKAIAQAEQNICALRSLAQERAPMAREHFSVKHFRDLLLHKIPDGTGVHPLSLETQ
- a CDS encoding acyltransferase encodes the protein MTKRLLAGTILAYIYNDWIGKMPSRIVRHAFLNKYLGKMGSETGVQMDCRFLNGRKVYIGDRNVINFGCLLDGRKYEIHTGKDVSIGPEATILTLGHEPQSSTFEDKGGDVIIGDRVWIAYRAIILPGVTIGDGAVIAAGAVVTRDVEAYTIVAGSPAKKVGNRNRDLEYQLSYAPWLQ
- a CDS encoding FkbM family methyltransferase, with the protein product MNIRTLFHQTVRIPLKKFGIHVCASHKYPVCSGSLLDLAVAAFLPTIDDFVVCQVGASDGKSSDPLEHLIDKYELKGILIEPLPGSFELLAKKYHRYERITCVNCAISDIEGLVTFYCPKNNGRTGISEFQKSGMTKVSLVKAGIPESDIEEISVNSKTLPQVMQDQGLAKIDLLQIDTEGYDYEIVKQGLKLPAPPAIIHFETIHLSRFDKLNSRHVLTAKGYSLIESETDTLAYQFNLLT
- a CDS encoding TylF/MycF/NovP-related O-methyltransferase gives rise to the protein MIKKIIASALDRLGLQVRRIRPSLAFDVSSIPEGELYRPLFSPWLAKGDFRPYYDLAAPKTLVSPDRCYVLYTLVRQALNISGDVWECGVYKGGTAAMIAALLSDTKSSKRLYLFDTFEGMPETDPEKDLHKKGDFLDTSLEAVTQYIGHDNLCVVRKGFIPDTFIGLESEKIALAHIDVDIYKSILDCLNFIWPRLSTGGFIVFDDYGFPSCPGARAAVDDFFRSEICIPLCLSTGQALVFKSKA